The genomic interval CGATCTCGCCCTGAATGCTCGTCATGGGGCGTCTACAACGTCTGACGGTATTTGAGGGATTGCTTGAGCGTTTCGCGGTCCACGTATTTGATCTCCTGGCCGAGCGGAATGCCCTGGGCCAGCCGGGTCACGGACACGCCCGGAAAGTCGCGGGCAATGCGGGTGTGCACATAGGTCCCCGTGGCCTCGGCCTCCATGGTCGAGCCCAGGGCCAGAATGACCTCGCGCACCCCGCCTTCGCGCAGAATGGACTCAAGCCCGGAAATTTCCAAGGATTTGGCGTCGATGCCATCCAGGGGAGAAAGCAGGCCGCCCAAAATCAAATACCGGCCCCGGTACAACCCGGCCTCTTCCATGACCATCAGGCTGTCCCATTCCGAAACCACGCACAACTGTTCGGCATTGCGCTTGGGGTCGGAGCAAATAGGACACGGGTCGCTGTCGGCCAGGCCGCGACACCGGGAGCAGATATGCAAATTGTCGCGCAGGCCCTCGATGTCCCGGCCCAGGGCTCGCACGGACTCCTCCGGCCATTTGAGCAGGGTCAGGGCCATGCGCAAGGCGCTTTTCGGCCCCACGCCGGGCAGAGCCGAAAACTGGTTGACGATCTTTTGCAGGGGAGCGGGCAGACGCTGCACGGCGTCTCCTAGAACAGACCGGGAATCTTCATGCCGCCGGTGATCTGGGCCATATGGGCCTGCATCATGTCCTTGCCCTTCTTGACCGCCTCGTTGACGGCGGACAGGATCAAATCCTGCAGCATGGACACGTCGTTGGGATCGACCACGGCCGGATCAATGGCGATGGACAGCACTTCACCCTGGCAGT from Deltaproteobacteria bacterium carries:
- the recR gene encoding recombination protein RecR → MQRLPAPLQKIVNQFSALPGVGPKSALRMALTLLKWPEESVRALGRDIEGLRDNLHICSRCRGLADSDPCPICSDPKRNAEQLCVVSEWDSLMVMEEAGLYRGRYLILGGLLSPLDGIDAKSLEISGLESILREGGVREVILALGSTMEAEATGTYVHTRIARDFPGVSVTRLAQGIPLGQEIKYVDRETLKQSLKYRQTL
- a CDS encoding YbaB/EbfC family nucleoid-associated protein — encoded protein: MNELIRQAQMMQKKMLKTQEEMGKKEVEATVGGGMVTVRANCQGEVLSIAIDPAVVDPNDVSMLQDLILSAVNEAVKKGKDMMQAHMAQITGGMKIPGLF